Proteins from a genomic interval of Danio rerio strain Tuebingen ecotype United States chromosome 4, GRCz12tu, whole genome shotgun sequence:
- the LOC137490068 gene encoding small integral membrane protein 30 yields MAPKNPNTHMILCFFLMMFVKTTEAFDGGDAAALLLGASVTIVGLCACLGWYARTRNGQF; encoded by the coding sequence ATGGCTCCCAAAAACCCAAATACACACATGATTCTCTGCTTTTTCCTCATGATGTTTGTCAAGACCACCGAGGCGTTTGACGGAGGAGACGCGGCGGCTTTACTGCTGGGCGCGAGCGTGACGATTGTGGGACTGTGCGCGTGCCTGGGCTGGTACGCGCGCACACGGAACGGACAGTTTTGA